A single Bacillus sp. HMF5848 DNA region contains:
- a CDS encoding glycoside hydrolase family 66 protein, translated as MRTKKYVSFLLMCLLVFQPVAPLFNNITAAAELNTNTPTQPILDFTVSKARYNPGEQVEMTLAFNQDVEWTDKLKVEVYHLNQKIAEGVKPISMFTEGSNQLQLTWVPPVTDFRGYLVKAFIEGQPAQYKTIAIDVSSDWTRFPRYGYTTEFPQETQAESDKKFQELSQQYYLNGYQFYDWMWRHDVSVYSEVDENGKPILDENGNFIAAPIDENTAYDDLLGRELFPLTVKQQIEAAQKFGSAAMAYEMNYAARENYEDYGVKKEWGLFRHNATFPDPDPQKYQEGFFFDWVDPPTALYLQDPGNPEWQQYISEEFVRAVNDFGFDGIHLDQWGWHDNDYLYDYFGEKRYFSLDYDSLINAVKDSLLANSTEKNFVTFNMVGGNGGYSAVPDPNTKTDFDYSEIWQDKDNYRDLKQVINDTRSKNGNKAMVIAAYMNYKQAAGDHYEAADVENVPVAPIVMQSRLGQIPGWVGDFGKKDEDKIIWTVNVPQAGTYDLTLRYGHGNDGGHPEGRLTVNNEEVASQISFSEKTGWGNPIATATTQVELQAGKNTVMLQLNSNNLWLNVDSLEVANETSVYEYEAEYADLISCKVDKFGHVYYFETKGDYVQFDVYAPEAGSYPISFNYGIEQTDITRHLFVNDQSITELSFPTTGGWESFVEGGQEIVTLNEGHNTITLRATANDTGMKLDYLRVGDKRYEAEKATLDWDSPVASQIQIEPGQTEAGFVENLNTGADSVTFDVYAEETGTQAAHLFYATSNNPTAAVSVNDTISQHVNITSSGHWAFEDGWQTELVPLPLVEGNNDVRVQLTSDNAYLDLDGLYVGEKTITQDVYGATAGGNVKINGEKTDDFNGAAGNYVEFTVNSTDGGMYDAFFSYRTGTSDTSGTITVNSEEQGTVIFKNNGWADGNWWGLARTNVILQPGENKIRLSVASESTYLNLHGLELWQGTMYEAEEAQTVGVNVTANSHIGDFNNPKGDSVTFNVQSAEGGLQDVTITYQTTNDEAYQVIINNELYAEPITLSASSNEWAQQVITLPVQVGDNTITLMPYTTGTLLLDNVSLDDTVFEAETGVLTGKASLGSANSVRGYAYNFGQEGDYLTFTIKGIEQAGELPLTITYKNSEASTTRAIKINGKKAGALDFPVVEDWSTVTLPVYVAEGTNEITILTEDASDIRMAVDKIELAGFTKQAEEADTGWKAVAPKQGSVNVELGKTDNHGHTGQFVTFDVHAKEDADSIIFKYRTGNNPSFDIYVDDVLIADNAIFGATPNGWDGSIAEKEVKANLSAGAHTIKLEMVTEGQYINIDSILVANEEYEVEDAAAISSDISVSTGHVFDFKDEGDFITFHVFAEQAGDYDVEWNYNNDSQSMRPATRAVYVNDVKVADLTFEYSNDWLSHVQPGVSLQEGWNTITIRVENIDDDGVKFDFLRVGDKAYHAEKADFTAPMVIFKDLITNFGHLGDEVTFTIDIEEPGETSLIFTYANEGPAASRSLYIDGEQVMNPDGKPLKMWFNGTGDLDKYNEDAYYIASYLSGGEHDVTLKYENDDKGSINLRRLTVGFFDEPSVRLMDAGLAALGATHIELGTAEDLAEGPNMLAHEYYPNRSKKMKESTKAAMQQYYKFFAAYENVLFDSVEDESVQVTVTDNNQTLATSKDGTKNKLWTVARKNTDNPGFEQYDVLHLINLLNNDENWRNAANEPELLTNLTVSYPVGITQADAPNLKVYVASPDEREGTMQEVDFEWNNTSLEISVPSLQYWSMILIDKDPVTPTVESLFVGDVPNLTVDVITPDSEVVTGTAPAGYTVTVMADGTVLGTGVVGEDNRFTVEIPSQPVDTKLTISLADEMGEAIEDQEVNVTDKAPIDECFIATAAYGTKFTPAVTLLRHFRDDFLLTSAVGTRFVEFYYEHSPKIAAFIADSGTLKTLVRAMLMPAVGVVYMVYHPMLLILVSMGAVSMIWMYRKKRAQRVIQ; from the coding sequence TTCTTGATTTTACAGTCAGCAAAGCTCGTTACAATCCTGGCGAACAGGTTGAGATGACACTTGCTTTCAATCAAGACGTAGAGTGGACTGACAAATTGAAAGTGGAGGTCTACCACCTTAATCAAAAGATTGCAGAGGGAGTTAAACCTATCTCAATGTTTACAGAGGGGTCAAATCAACTCCAACTTACGTGGGTGCCACCCGTTACCGATTTTCGTGGCTACCTTGTAAAAGCATTCATCGAAGGGCAGCCAGCTCAATACAAAACAATTGCTATCGATGTATCGAGTGATTGGACTCGCTTTCCGCGTTACGGGTACACAACGGAATTCCCACAAGAAACACAAGCAGAGAGTGATAAGAAATTCCAAGAGTTGTCACAGCAATATTACTTAAATGGATATCAGTTTTATGACTGGATGTGGCGCCATGATGTGTCTGTGTACTCTGAAGTAGATGAGAATGGTAAGCCAATCTTAGACGAGAATGGTAATTTCATAGCGGCTCCGATTGACGAAAATACCGCTTATGACGACTTGTTAGGGAGAGAACTGTTTCCGTTAACAGTTAAGCAACAAATTGAAGCGGCACAGAAGTTTGGTTCTGCTGCGATGGCGTATGAGATGAATTATGCCGCGCGCGAGAATTATGAGGATTATGGTGTGAAAAAGGAATGGGGATTATTTAGACACAATGCTACGTTCCCAGACCCTGATCCACAGAAATATCAAGAAGGCTTCTTCTTTGATTGGGTCGATCCGCCAACAGCTCTTTATTTGCAAGATCCAGGTAACCCGGAGTGGCAACAATATATTTCAGAAGAGTTTGTTCGGGCAGTCAATGATTTTGGCTTTGATGGTATCCATCTTGACCAATGGGGCTGGCATGATAATGACTACTTATACGATTATTTTGGAGAAAAACGTTATTTTTCATTAGATTATGACTCGTTAATTAATGCAGTAAAAGATTCGTTATTAGCAAACAGCACAGAGAAAAACTTTGTTACGTTCAATATGGTGGGAGGCAACGGAGGTTATAGTGCGGTGCCAGACCCTAACACGAAAACAGATTTCGATTACAGCGAAATCTGGCAAGACAAAGACAATTACCGAGATTTAAAACAAGTTATCAATGACACTCGCAGTAAAAACGGAAACAAAGCGATGGTCATCGCGGCATACATGAACTACAAGCAAGCAGCGGGCGATCACTATGAAGCAGCTGATGTTGAAAATGTACCGGTTGCTCCAATTGTGATGCAGTCAAGACTAGGCCAGATTCCAGGCTGGGTTGGTGATTTTGGTAAAAAAGACGAAGATAAAATCATCTGGACAGTAAATGTCCCGCAAGCCGGCACGTATGATTTAACACTACGCTATGGTCATGGCAATGACGGAGGACATCCAGAAGGCCGATTGACGGTAAACAACGAGGAAGTAGCTTCACAAATTTCTTTTTCAGAAAAAACTGGCTGGGGGAACCCAATAGCTACTGCAACGACTCAAGTAGAGCTTCAAGCTGGCAAGAATACCGTTATGCTGCAGCTTAACTCGAACAATCTATGGTTAAATGTTGATAGTTTGGAAGTAGCGAACGAAACATCAGTATATGAATATGAAGCTGAATATGCTGATTTAATTAGCTGTAAAGTGGATAAGTTCGGTCATGTTTACTACTTTGAAACAAAAGGCGATTACGTACAATTTGATGTATATGCGCCAGAAGCTGGTTCATATCCAATATCGTTCAATTACGGAATCGAACAAACGGACATTACGCGTCATTTATTTGTGAATGACCAGTCGATAACAGAGCTATCTTTCCCAACAACAGGGGGCTGGGAGTCGTTTGTTGAAGGCGGTCAAGAGATAGTCACTCTTAATGAAGGGCACAACACCATTACATTGAGAGCAACGGCAAACGATACCGGCATGAAGCTTGATTATTTACGTGTAGGTGACAAGCGTTATGAAGCTGAAAAAGCAACATTAGACTGGGATTCACCAGTAGCATCACAAATTCAAATCGAGCCTGGTCAAACAGAAGCCGGCTTTGTTGAAAATCTAAACACAGGTGCCGATTCGGTTACATTTGATGTGTACGCAGAAGAAACAGGCACGCAGGCAGCACACCTATTCTATGCAACATCTAATAATCCGACAGCTGCTGTGAGTGTAAATGATACGATTTCACAACATGTCAACATCACTTCATCAGGACATTGGGCATTTGAAGACGGTTGGCAAACAGAACTGGTACCATTACCGCTTGTAGAAGGTAACAACGATGTAAGAGTTCAGCTAACAAGTGACAACGCGTACCTTGACCTTGATGGCTTATACGTTGGGGAAAAGACAATCACTCAAGACGTTTACGGCGCTACTGCTGGTGGCAATGTGAAGATAAATGGTGAGAAGACTGATGACTTTAATGGTGCTGCTGGTAACTATGTTGAATTCACAGTTAACAGTACGGATGGCGGAATGTATGATGCATTTTTCTCTTACCGCACAGGTACAAGTGATACATCAGGTACCATAACAGTAAACAGCGAAGAGCAAGGCACTGTTATTTTTAAAAATAACGGCTGGGCTGATGGAAACTGGTGGGGGCTTGCTCGCACAAATGTTATCCTTCAACCTGGTGAAAACAAAATTCGCCTGTCTGTCGCAAGTGAAAGCACATATTTAAATTTGCATGGCCTTGAATTATGGCAAGGTACAATGTATGAAGCAGAAGAGGCTCAAACAGTTGGTGTCAATGTAACGGCAAACTCACATATTGGCGATTTTAACAATCCAAAAGGTGATAGTGTCACGTTTAACGTACAGTCTGCTGAAGGTGGGCTACAAGACGTTACCATTACGTACCAAACTACAAACGATGAAGCATATCAAGTAATCATCAACAACGAGTTATACGCTGAACCAATTACATTATCCGCTTCTTCGAACGAGTGGGCACAACAAGTGATCACGCTTCCTGTACAAGTAGGTGATAATACAATCACATTAATGCCTTACACAACGGGTACTTTACTGCTAGATAATGTTTCGCTAGATGATACAGTATTTGAAGCAGAAACCGGTGTGTTAACAGGAAAGGCCTCCCTAGGTTCGGCAAATTCTGTTCGAGGATATGCCTATAACTTTGGGCAAGAAGGAGACTATTTAACTTTTACAATAAAAGGTATTGAACAAGCAGGTGAACTTCCACTCACTATCACTTATAAAAATAGTGAAGCTAGCACAACTCGCGCCATTAAAATCAATGGCAAAAAAGCAGGCGCCCTAGACTTCCCAGTCGTGGAGGATTGGAGCACTGTTACGCTGCCGGTATACGTAGCAGAAGGCACAAACGAGATTACGATTTTAACAGAAGACGCATCAGATATTCGCATGGCAGTTGACAAAATAGAACTAGCTGGCTTCACGAAACAAGCTGAAGAAGCAGACACTGGCTGGAAAGCTGTCGCACCGAAACAAGGAAGTGTCAACGTAGAGCTTGGCAAAACAGATAACCATGGTCATACAGGACAATTTGTTACATTCGATGTACATGCAAAAGAAGACGCAGACTCTATCATTTTTAAATATCGTACAGGTAACAACCCAAGCTTCGATATTTATGTAGATGATGTGCTTATTGCTGACAATGCTATTTTTGGTGCTACACCAAACGGTTGGGATGGAAGTATTGCTGAAAAAGAAGTAAAGGCAAACCTATCAGCTGGCGCTCACACAATTAAGCTAGAGATGGTAACGGAAGGCCAGTATATTAACATAGATAGTATTCTAGTAGCGAATGAAGAATATGAAGTTGAAGATGCTGCGGCAATCTCTAGTGATATCAGTGTATCAACGGGACATGTATTTGACTTTAAAGATGAAGGTGACTTTATTACGTTCCATGTGTTCGCCGAGCAAGCTGGTGACTATGACGTAGAGTGGAACTATAACAATGATTCACAATCGATGCGCCCAGCAACACGCGCAGTTTATGTAAATGACGTAAAAGTAGCAGACCTTACATTTGAATACTCAAATGATTGGTTATCACATGTTCAGCCTGGAGTATCGTTACAAGAAGGCTGGAACACGATCACAATTCGTGTGGAAAACATCGATGATGACGGTGTGAAATTTGATTTCCTACGAGTTGGCGACAAAGCATATCATGCTGAAAAAGCTGATTTCACAGCGCCAATGGTAATTTTTAAAGACTTAATCACAAACTTTGGTCACCTTGGTGATGAAGTAACATTTACAATCGATATTGAAGAGCCAGGTGAAACATCCCTTATTTTCACATATGCAAATGAAGGGCCAGCAGCCTCACGTTCTCTATATATCGACGGTGAACAAGTAATGAACCCTGACGGCAAACCATTAAAAATGTGGTTCAACGGGACAGGTGATTTAGATAAGTATAATGAAGATGCGTATTACATTGCTTCTTATTTATCAGGTGGCGAGCATGACGTTACCCTTAAATATGAAAACGATGATAAAGGTTCCATTAATCTTCGTCGCTTAACGGTCGGTTTCTTCGATGAGCCATCTGTACGCTTAATGGATGCTGGCTTAGCAGCGTTAGGCGCAACCCACATCGAGTTAGGAACAGCAGAAGACTTGGCAGAAGGACCAAACATGCTAGCGCATGAATATTATCCAAACCGTAGTAAAAAAATGAAGGAATCTACTAAAGCAGCGATGCAGCAATACTATAAGTTCTTCGCCGCTTATGAAAATGTATTGTTTGATAGCGTGGAAGACGAATCTGTTCAAGTAACAGTGACAGACAACAATCAAACGCTAGCTACAAGCAAGGACGGTACGAAAAACAAACTATGGACAGTTGCTCGTAAAAATACGGACAATCCAGGCTTTGAACAGTATGATGTGCTTCACCTTATCAATCTATTAAATAATGACGAAAACTGGAGAAATGCTGCTAACGAACCGGAATTATTGACGAATTTAACAGTTTCATATCCGGTCGGAATCACACAAGCTGATGCACCTAACTTAAAGGTATACGTTGCTTCACCTGATGAACGTGAAGGAACAATGCAAGAAGTCGACTTTGAATGGAATAATACATCACTCGAAATTTCCGTTCCAAGTTTACAGTACTGGTCTATGATTTTAATAGACAAAGATCCAGTAACGCCAACTGTTGAGTCGTTATTTGTTGGAGATGTTCCGAATTTAACTGTTGATGTTATTACACCTGATAGTGAAGTAGTAACAGGTACAGCGCCAGCTGGGTACACTGTTACGGTTATGGCAGATGGCACAGTTCTTGGCACAGGTGTAGTAGGAGAAGATAATCGTTTTACAGTGGAAATTCCGTCTCAACCAGTTGATACGAAATTAACGATTTCACTAGCTGATGAGATGGGCGAAGCGATCGAAGACCAAGAAGTGAATGTAACGGATAAAGCACCGATAGACGAGTGCTTTATCGCGACAGCAGCATACGGTACAAAATTCACCCCTGCTGTAACGTTGCTACGTCACTTTAGAGATGATTTCTTATTAACAAGCGCAGTCGGAACGAGATTCGTAGAGTTTTATTACGAGCACTCACCAAAGATCGCAGCCTTTATCGCTGATAGCGGTACGTTAAAGACGCTAGTGCGTGCTATGCTAATGCCAGCCGTCGGCGTCGTGTATATGGTGTATCATCCGATGCTGCTTATACTTGTAAGTATGGGTGCGGTGTCTATGATTTGGATGTATAGAAAAAAACGTGCACAGCGTGTAATACAATAA